One segment of Pseudodesulfovibrio sp. 5S69 DNA contains the following:
- a CDS encoding ACT domain-containing protein has product MKVDQLSIFLENRAGRLAEVTRILSEAEVNIRALSLADTSDFGILRLIVSDFEKAKAKLKEAGFTVGRTSVVAVEVNDQPGGLNNILTMLQEAGINVEYMYAFVQQSGDSAVLIFRFDRTDQGIELLQKNNINIIPGDKLYAM; this is encoded by the coding sequence ATGAAAGTCGATCAACTCTCCATATTTCTGGAAAACCGGGCCGGACGCCTGGCCGAGGTCACCCGCATCCTTTCCGAGGCCGAGGTGAACATCCGCGCCCTGTCCCTGGCCGACACCTCGGACTTCGGCATCCTGCGCCTGATCGTGTCCGACTTCGAAAAGGCCAAGGCCAAGCTGAAGGAAGCGGGCTTCACCGTGGGCCGCACCTCGGTGGTGGCCGTGGAGGTCAACGACCAGCCCGGCGGCCTGAACAACATCCTGACCATGCTCCAGGAGGCGGGCATCAACGTGGAATACATGTACGCCTTCGTCCAGCAGTCCGGCGATTCCGCTGTCCTGATCTTCCGCTTCGACCGCACGGACCAGGGCATCGAGCTGCTCCAGAAAAACAACATCAACATCATCCCCGGCGACAAGCTCTACGCCATGTAG
- a CDS encoding phenylacetate--CoA ligase family protein — protein MIYDVRNETLPREEMEALQLRRLKSLCERVYANVPFYKRKFDEKGVKPQDIKTLKDVSLLPFTVKQDLRDQYPFGMFAVPKDQIVRIHSSSGTTGTATVVGYTKRDIENWGELVARCMMAAGASAADTVHNAYGYGLFTGGLGAHYGAEALGATVVPMSGGSTRRQVTLLKDFAPDVICCTPSYALFLAETGLEMGIDIRELPLRIGIFGAEPWTNEMRADIEKKLGITAIDIYGLSEIMGPGVAIECAVAQDGLHIQEDHFLAETIDPVSGEPVGPGEEGELVFTTLTKEGIPLIRYRTRDLTTLNYTPCKCGRTTARMKRVTGRSDDMLIIRGVNVFPSQIESILIDTEGLTPHYQLIIERQGNLDTLEVQVEVNESLFSDEIKSLQRVESKVMKNIKEFLGVTAKVKLVEPKSIERSLGKAKRIIDNRHKD, from the coding sequence ATGATCTACGACGTGAGGAACGAGACCCTGCCCAGGGAGGAAATGGAAGCGCTCCAACTGCGCAGGCTCAAGTCGTTGTGTGAACGGGTGTATGCCAACGTTCCATTCTACAAGAGAAAATTCGATGAAAAGGGCGTCAAGCCCCAGGACATCAAGACGCTGAAAGACGTCTCTCTGCTGCCGTTCACCGTCAAGCAGGACCTTCGCGACCAGTACCCCTTCGGCATGTTCGCCGTGCCCAAAGACCAGATCGTCCGCATCCACTCCTCCTCCGGCACCACCGGCACGGCCACCGTGGTCGGCTACACCAAACGCGACATCGAGAACTGGGGCGAACTGGTGGCCCGGTGCATGATGGCCGCAGGGGCCTCGGCCGCAGACACGGTCCACAACGCCTACGGCTACGGCCTGTTCACCGGCGGGCTGGGCGCCCATTACGGGGCCGAAGCTCTGGGCGCCACCGTGGTGCCCATGTCCGGCGGCTCCACCCGCAGGCAGGTCACCCTGCTCAAGGATTTCGCCCCGGACGTCATCTGCTGCACCCCCTCCTACGCCCTGTTCCTGGCTGAAACCGGCCTGGAGATGGGCATCGACATTCGCGAACTGCCCCTGCGCATCGGCATCTTCGGGGCCGAACCCTGGACCAACGAGATGCGGGCGGACATCGAGAAGAAGCTCGGCATCACGGCCATCGACATCTACGGCCTGTCCGAGATCATGGGCCCCGGCGTGGCCATCGAGTGCGCCGTCGCCCAGGACGGCCTGCACATCCAGGAGGACCACTTCCTGGCCGAGACCATCGACCCGGTCAGCGGCGAGCCCGTGGGGCCCGGCGAGGAAGGCGAACTCGTCTTCACCACCCTGACCAAGGAAGGCATCCCGCTCATCCGCTACCGCACCCGCGACCTGACCACCCTGAACTACACACCGTGCAAATGCGGCCGCACCACCGCGCGCATGAAACGCGTCACCGGCCGCAGCGACGACATGCTCATCATCCGGGGCGTCAACGTGTTCCCGTCCCAAATCGAGTCCATCCTCATCGACACCGAGGGGCTGACCCCGCACTACCAGTTGATCATCGAACGCCAGGGCAACCTCGACACCCTGGAGGTCCAGGTGGAGGTCAACGAGTCCCTGTTCTCCGACGAGATCAAGAGTTTACAGCGTGTGGAATCGAAGGTAATGAAGAACATTAAGGAATTCCTCGGCGTCACCGCCAAGGTCAAGCTGGTCGAGCCCAAGAGCATCGAGCGTTCCCTGGGCAAGGCCAAACGCATCATCGACAACCGCCACAAGGACTAA
- a CDS encoding nitroreductase family protein, whose translation MTFRELMERNRSRRKFDESKPVSAEDLTELVDMLRFMPSGRNLQPLKYIVTADPAQCAEIFPLLGWAGYLADWKGPAEGERPTGYIVMLLDKELADTPHCDHGIACQSLMLGAVDKGYGGCIIATVNRKKLAALFDLPDRFEILMVLALGVPAQEVVLESLPSDGSIKYWTGEDGKHHVPKRGLDEILVGRFPED comes from the coding sequence ATGACATTCAGGGAATTGATGGAGCGCAACCGGTCGCGGCGCAAGTTCGACGAGTCCAAGCCGGTGAGCGCGGAAGATCTGACCGAACTGGTGGACATGCTCCGGTTCATGCCTTCCGGCAGGAACCTGCAGCCGCTCAAGTACATCGTCACCGCCGATCCGGCGCAGTGCGCCGAAATCTTTCCGCTCCTGGGCTGGGCCGGGTATCTCGCGGACTGGAAGGGACCGGCCGAGGGCGAGCGGCCCACGGGGTACATCGTCATGCTTCTGGACAAGGAACTGGCCGATACGCCCCACTGCGACCACGGCATCGCCTGCCAGAGCCTCATGCTCGGGGCGGTGGACAAGGGGTACGGCGGCTGCATCATCGCCACGGTCAACCGGAAAAAGCTGGCCGCGCTCTTCGACCTCCCGGACCGTTTCGAGATCCTCATGGTCCTGGCGCTGGGCGTCCCCGCCCAGGAAGTGGTCCTGGAATCGCTTCCCTCCGACGGCAGTATCAAGTATTGGACCGGCGAAGACGGCAAGCACCACGTGCCCAAGCGCGGGCTCGACGAGATCCTGGTGGGCCGGTTTCCCGAGGATTGA
- the rsfS gene encoding ribosome silencing factor, whose translation MLNKEKKFAEMASIEKARDVAGWLDAKQGERISIIDVSGLSSVTDMILVVSARGVKHAQALASHILDRAAEENMEFLSMEGHKTGEWVLIDLNDVLVHVFLDELREFYNIEGMWTEAPRVEFEA comes from the coding sequence TTGCTTAATAAAGAAAAGAAATTCGCCGAAATGGCGAGCATCGAAAAGGCCCGTGACGTGGCCGGGTGGCTTGACGCCAAGCAGGGCGAGCGGATCAGCATCATCGACGTGTCGGGCTTAAGCTCGGTCACGGACATGATCCTTGTGGTCTCTGCCAGAGGCGTGAAGCACGCCCAGGCCCTGGCCTCCCACATCCTGGACAGGGCCGCCGAGGAAAACATGGAATTCCTGAGCATGGAGGGCCACAAGACCGGCGAGTGGGTCCTGATCGACCTGAACGACGTGCTGGTCCACGTCTTCCTGGACGAGCTCAGGGAGTTCTACAACATCGAAGGTATGTGGACCGAAGCTCCCCGCGTGGAGTTCGAGGCCTGA
- the gpmI gene encoding 2,3-bisphosphoglycerate-independent phosphoglycerate mutase, whose translation MDNDMAEPEKTLLLILDGWGIAPESAGNCVRNAATPHLDRLLAEYPSTRLTCSGRAVGLPDGFMGNSEVGHMNIGGGRVIYQDMTRIDMAIEDGSFFENPALKTLMVRTKAGSGRLHLMGLLSDGGVHSHIRHLFALLDMAKAEGVPEVFIHVFMDGRDTAQKGGLAYMRTLQAKLGELGLGKVATLSGRFWAMDRDKRFERVEKAYRALVDGRGVSIGDPVEAIEARYAEGEFDEFVKPSVVAGVDGRIQDGDGLFFFNFRADRAREISKAIFEKDFTEFDRPHVPSLAMFATMTRYESTFPMDTAFPPEDYEGTLGEFASSHGMKQLRIAETEKYAHVTYFLNCGREEPFPGEDRIMIPSPREVVTYDLKPQMSAEEVADTLISKWGEYDLCVCNLANLDMVGHTGIMEAAEKACVAVDGCVGRIVDTVLASGGRVLMTADHGNAEQMLDASGAPHTAHSTNPVPLVFMEKGRESAVLEEGILGDIATTIIGLWGMKPPAGMTGKNLVHKG comes from the coding sequence ATGGATAACGACATGGCCGAACCCGAGAAGACACTGCTGCTGATACTGGACGGCTGGGGCATCGCCCCGGAGAGCGCGGGCAACTGCGTGCGCAACGCCGCCACTCCCCATCTCGACCGGCTCCTGGCCGAGTATCCGTCCACCCGGCTGACCTGTTCGGGCCGCGCCGTGGGGCTGCCCGACGGCTTCATGGGCAACTCCGAGGTGGGGCACATGAACATCGGCGGGGGGCGTGTCATCTATCAGGACATGACCCGCATCGACATGGCCATCGAGGACGGCTCCTTTTTCGAGAATCCCGCCCTCAAGACATTGATGGTCAGGACCAAGGCCGGTTCCGGACGGCTGCACCTCATGGGGCTGCTTTCGGACGGCGGGGTCCATTCGCACATCCGCCACCTGTTCGCCCTGCTGGACATGGCCAAGGCCGAGGGCGTCCCCGAGGTCTTCATCCACGTCTTCATGGACGGCCGCGACACGGCGCAGAAGGGCGGGCTCGCCTACATGCGCACCCTCCAGGCCAAACTCGGCGAACTCGGCCTGGGCAAGGTGGCCACCCTGTCCGGTCGGTTCTGGGCCATGGACCGCGACAAGCGGTTCGAGCGCGTGGAAAAGGCCTACCGGGCCTTGGTGGACGGCCGCGGCGTATCCATCGGCGATCCGGTCGAGGCCATCGAGGCGCGCTATGCCGAAGGCGAGTTCGACGAGTTCGTCAAGCCGAGCGTGGTGGCGGGCGTGGACGGGCGCATCCAGGACGGCGACGGCCTGTTCTTCTTCAACTTTCGCGCGGACCGCGCCAGGGAGATCAGCAAGGCTATCTTCGAAAAGGATTTCACTGAGTTCGACCGCCCGCACGTGCCGAGCCTGGCCATGTTCGCGACCATGACTCGGTACGAATCCACCTTCCCCATGGACACGGCCTTCCCGCCTGAGGACTACGAGGGCACCCTGGGCGAGTTCGCATCAAGCCACGGCATGAAGCAGTTGCGTATCGCCGAGACCGAGAAGTACGCCCACGTCACCTACTTTCTCAACTGCGGGCGCGAGGAGCCGTTTCCCGGCGAAGACCGGATCATGATTCCGTCCCCGCGCGAGGTGGTCACCTACGATCTCAAACCGCAGATGAGCGCCGAGGAAGTGGCCGACACCCTGATTTCCAAGTGGGGCGAATACGACCTGTGCGTCTGCAACCTGGCGAACCTGGACATGGTCGGGCACACCGGCATCATGGAGGCCGCGGAAAAGGCGTGCGTGGCCGTGGACGGTTGTGTGGGCCGCATCGTGGACACGGTGCTCGCAAGCGGCGGCCGGGTGCTGATGACCGCCGACCACGGCAATGCCGAGCAGATGCTCGATGCGAGCGGCGCGCCGCACACGGCCCATTCGACCAACCCGGTGCCCCTGGTCTTCATGGAGAAGGGGCGCGAGAGCGCGGTCCTCGAAGAGGGCATCCTCGGCGACATCGCCACGACCATCATCGGGTTGTGGGGCATGAAGCCGCCCGCCGGAATGACCGGCAAGAACCTGGTACACAAGGGATAA